In Myxococcota bacterium, a genomic segment contains:
- a CDS encoding GFA family protein — translation MAGPIRGSCLCGGIRWQFEGDAFLFNHCHCVQCRKSHGAAFASNLHLRPSQFRWLGGEELVTRFESSPGVRRSFCGRCGGNVAIVLDDQVVVPAASLDDPLDGRPQVHFFAGEKVPWLEIADGVPAFQAWPPANFKGESR, via the coding sequence ATGGCCGGTCCGATCCGCGGCAGCTGCCTGTGCGGCGGCATACGCTGGCAGTTCGAAGGCGACGCCTTCCTGTTCAATCACTGCCACTGCGTGCAGTGCCGCAAGTCGCACGGCGCCGCGTTCGCGAGCAACCTGCACCTGCGCCCGTCGCAGTTCCGCTGGCTGGGCGGCGAGGAGCTGGTGACTCGCTTCGAGTCGAGCCCGGGCGTGCGGCGCAGCTTCTGCGGGCGCTGCGGCGGCAACGTGGCGATCGTGCTCGACGACCAGGTGGTGGTGCCCGCGGCGAGCCTCGACGACCCGCTCGACGGGCGGCCCCAGGTCCACTTCTTCGCGGGCGAGAAAGTCCCGTGGCTCGAGATCGCCGACGGCGTGCCGGCCTTCCAGGCCTGGCCGCCCGCCAACTTCAAAGGAGAGTCCCGATGA
- a CDS encoding SDR family NAD(P)-dependent oxidoreductase — MNRLQGKVALVTGAARGLGLAIAKRFVEEGAQVVINDVDLVAAEKAAAPLGGLGLAADVSDSAAVRKMFETTQRRLGRLDVLVNNAGISGVENDPALRAKFRDKQLQQAAELAAGGPVKTHLDAAVEVTDDAWHRMLAVHLDGTFFCSREALKIMNPQMSGSIINMGSIMGTAGGAGAVAYCAAKAGILGFTRSLAREVVTRNIRVNAIAPGWIDTDMIAFLEQMKSIIEASTPMHRLGEPDDIAWAAVYLASEEAKFVTGQVLSPNGGWHMSQ; from the coding sequence ATGAACCGACTGCAGGGCAAAGTGGCGCTGGTGACCGGCGCGGCGCGCGGGCTGGGGCTCGCGATCGCGAAGCGCTTCGTCGAAGAAGGCGCGCAGGTCGTGATCAACGACGTCGACCTGGTCGCAGCCGAGAAGGCGGCGGCGCCGCTCGGCGGCCTGGGGCTCGCGGCCGACGTGTCGGACTCCGCGGCCGTGCGGAAGATGTTCGAGACGACGCAGCGCCGCCTCGGCCGGCTCGACGTGCTGGTGAACAACGCCGGTATCTCGGGCGTCGAGAACGACCCCGCGCTGCGCGCGAAGTTCCGCGACAAGCAGCTCCAGCAGGCGGCGGAGCTCGCGGCCGGCGGCCCGGTCAAGACCCACCTCGACGCGGCGGTCGAAGTGACCGACGATGCCTGGCACCGGATGCTCGCGGTGCACCTCGACGGAACTTTCTTCTGCTCGCGCGAGGCGCTGAAGATCATGAACCCGCAGATGTCGGGCTCGATCATCAACATGGGCTCGATCATGGGCACCGCGGGCGGCGCCGGTGCGGTCGCCTACTGCGCGGCCAAGGCAGGCATCCTGGGCTTCACGCGCTCGCTGGCGCGCGAGGTCGTGACCCGCAACATCCGCGTGAACGCGATCGCGCCGGGCTGGATCGACACCGACATGATCGCGTTCCTCGAGCAGATGAAGTCGATCATCGAGGCCTCGACGCCGATGCACCGACTGGGCGAGCCCGACGACATCGCCTGGGCCGCGGTGTATCTCGCCAGCGAGGAGGCCAAGTTCGTGACCGGTCAGGTGCTGTCGCCCAACGGCGGCTGGCACATGAGTCAGTGA
- the pyrF gene encoding orotidine-5'-phosphate decarboxylase translates to MTPFRERLLAAWQRSASLACVGLDPDSTKLPARFARAAEPMFEFNREVIDATHDLVCAYKPQIAFYSAVGAERELEKTIAHIRARAPQAIVILDAKRGDVGNTAAAYAREAFERYDADAVTVNAYLGGDSLAPFLADPARAALVLCRTSNPGARDLQDLRVDGQPLYRRVAERAARDWNAHHNLGLVVGATYPQELAELRQAHPELPFLVPGVGAQGGDVAAVVAAGVDPKGRGLFISSSRAIVFAGDADAIRAAAQALRDEINRARG, encoded by the coding sequence GTGACTCCGTTCCGCGAGCGGCTCCTAGCCGCGTGGCAGCGCTCGGCCAGCCTGGCCTGCGTGGGGCTCGATCCCGACTCGACCAAGCTCCCGGCGCGTTTTGCGCGCGCCGCGGAGCCGATGTTCGAGTTCAACCGCGAGGTGATCGACGCCACGCACGACCTGGTCTGCGCCTACAAGCCGCAGATCGCCTTCTACAGCGCGGTCGGCGCCGAGCGCGAGCTCGAGAAGACGATCGCGCACATCCGCGCGCGCGCGCCGCAGGCGATCGTGATCCTGGACGCCAAGCGGGGCGACGTGGGCAACACGGCCGCGGCCTACGCGCGCGAGGCGTTCGAGCGCTACGACGCCGACGCAGTCACCGTGAACGCCTATCTCGGCGGCGACTCACTCGCGCCCTTCCTGGCCGACCCCGCGCGCGCCGCGCTGGTCCTGTGCCGCACCTCGAACCCGGGCGCGCGCGACCTGCAGGACCTGCGGGTCGACGGCCAGCCGCTCTACCGGCGCGTGGCCGAGCGCGCCGCGCGCGACTGGAACGCGCACCACAATCTGGGCCTGGTCGTGGGCGCGACCTACCCGCAGGAGCTGGCCGAGCTGCGCCAGGCGCACCCCGAGCTGCCCTTCCTGGTGCCGGGCGTGGGCGCGCAAGGCGGCGACGTGGCCGCGGTGGTCGCGGCGGGCGTCGACCCGAAAGGCCGCGGCCTGTTCATCTCCTCGTCGCGGGCGATCGTGTTCGCGGGCGACGCCGACGCGATCCGCGCCGCCGCGCAGGCCCTGCGCGACGAGATCAACCGCGCGCGCGGCTAG
- a CDS encoding SDR family NAD(P)-dependent oxidoreductase → MPRTFSRETTTNELLEGVSLSGRRVLITGGSAGLGAETARALAAAGAHVVVTARDAAKGERAAAAARAGAAPGARVEVAELDLESLASVRACADRLLGEGRPLHALIANAGVMAAPQGRTRDGFETQFGTNHLGHFVLVNRLVPLLVRGAPARVVVLSSSGHRFADVDLEDPGFTRTPYDPWLAYGRSKTANVLFAVALDRRLAPRGVRACAVHPGGIRTELSRHLTEQTLQELVSRMARGGVKMKSVEQGAATSVWAAFIADAAEIGGRYCEDCSVAKLTQDAQTSAGVRAYALDPARAEALWRRSEEWVGERFPA, encoded by the coding sequence GTGCCCCGAACCTTCTCGCGCGAGACCACCACGAACGAGCTGCTCGAGGGAGTCAGTCTCTCCGGGCGCCGGGTCCTGATCACGGGCGGCTCGGCCGGCCTGGGCGCGGAGACCGCTCGCGCGCTGGCCGCCGCGGGGGCGCACGTCGTCGTCACGGCCCGCGACGCCGCCAAGGGCGAACGCGCGGCCGCTGCCGCGCGCGCCGGCGCTGCGCCGGGCGCCCGGGTCGAGGTGGCCGAGCTCGACCTCGAGTCACTCGCCAGCGTGCGCGCCTGTGCGGACCGGCTGCTGGGCGAGGGCCGGCCGCTGCACGCGCTGATCGCCAACGCCGGAGTCATGGCCGCGCCGCAGGGCAGGACGCGCGACGGCTTCGAGACCCAGTTCGGTACCAACCACCTGGGTCACTTCGTGCTCGTGAACCGGCTCGTGCCGCTGCTCGTGCGCGGCGCACCCGCGCGCGTCGTGGTGCTGTCGTCGTCCGGCCACCGGTTCGCCGACGTGGACCTCGAAGACCCCGGCTTCACACGCACGCCCTACGACCCGTGGCTCGCCTACGGGCGCTCCAAGACCGCGAACGTGCTGTTCGCCGTGGCGCTCGACCGGCGGCTCGCGCCGCGCGGCGTGCGCGCGTGCGCGGTCCATCCGGGCGGCATCCGCACCGAGCTCTCGAGACACCTCACCGAGCAGACCCTGCAAGAGCTCGTGTCGCGCATGGCGCGCGGCGGGGTGAAGATGAAGTCGGTGGAGCAGGGCGCGGCGACGAGCGTCTGGGCCGCGTTCATCGCCGACGCGGCCGAGATCGGCGGCCGCTACTGCGAGGACTGCAGCGTCGCCAAGCTCACCCAGGACGCGCAGACGAGCGCGGGCGTGCGCGCCTACGCGCTCGATCCGGCGCGCGCCGAGGCGCTGTGGCGGCGCAGCGAGGAGTGGGTCGGGGAGCGTTTCCCCGCGTGA
- a CDS encoding DJ-1/PfpI family protein: MRLLRIALAGVAVLAAAGIGAALLALPAARPRAAALPEISEAERAAVVAQLRPPKRARPLVAVFAANGGTETTDFVVPLGVLRASHSADVLAVALQDAPVELHPALRVRPDLDVAAFDARYGDGADYVIVPALHDAKEPAALAWLQAQARKGATMVGICDGGWVLGAAGLLDGRAATSHWLWVSRMPKTFPGMTWVTDRRYVVDRGVATTTGISASIPLSLTLVEAIAGPERAAEVAREFGVPGFGAGHVSRDFALDRPAVFTAARNLLAFWKHETLELELRDGVDEVAVALAADAWQRTYRASVRTLAPEPEVRSRRGLRFLADATGTATHPIALPAAGSSTVDAVLRDIDARYGAPTADFVALQLEYEPPVKPPAR, from the coding sequence ATGCGGCTTCTCCGGATCGCGCTCGCGGGAGTCGCCGTGCTCGCCGCGGCGGGCATCGGCGCCGCCCTCTTGGCGCTGCCCGCCGCGCGGCCGCGCGCTGCGGCCCTGCCCGAGATCTCCGAGGCCGAGCGGGCCGCGGTCGTGGCGCAGCTGCGGCCGCCCAAGCGCGCGCGCCCCCTGGTCGCGGTATTCGCCGCGAACGGCGGTACGGAGACCACGGACTTCGTGGTGCCGCTCGGCGTGCTGCGCGCCTCGCACAGCGCCGACGTGCTCGCGGTCGCGCTGCAGGACGCGCCGGTCGAGCTCCACCCCGCGCTGCGCGTGCGGCCGGACCTCGACGTCGCCGCCTTCGACGCGCGCTACGGCGACGGGGCCGACTACGTGATCGTGCCGGCGCTGCACGACGCCAAGGAGCCTGCGGCCCTCGCCTGGCTGCAGGCCCAGGCGCGCAAGGGCGCGACCATGGTCGGCATCTGCGACGGCGGCTGGGTGCTCGGCGCCGCCGGCCTGCTCGACGGCCGCGCCGCCACGAGTCACTGGCTGTGGGTGAGTCGCATGCCGAAGACCTTTCCCGGCATGACCTGGGTCACCGACCGGCGCTACGTGGTCGACCGCGGCGTGGCCACCACCACCGGCATCAGCGCGTCGATCCCGCTGTCGCTCACGTTGGTCGAAGCGATCGCCGGGCCGGAGCGCGCTGCGGAGGTCGCGCGCGAGTTCGGCGTGCCCGGCTTCGGCGCCGGCCACGTGAGCCGCGACTTCGCGCTCGACCGGCCCGCGGTCTTCACCGCAGCGCGCAACCTGCTGGCCTTCTGGAAGCACGAGACGCTCGAGCTCGAGCTGCGAGACGGGGTCGACGAGGTCGCCGTCGCGCTCGCCGCCGACGCCTGGCAGCGCACCTACCGCGCCTCGGTGCGCACGCTCGCGCCCGAGCCCGAGGTCCGCTCGCGCCGCGGCCTGCGCTTCCTGGCCGACGCCACGGGCACGGCCACGCACCCGATCGCGCTCCCGGCCGCGGGCAGCTCGACCGTGGACGCGGTGCTCCGCGACATCGACGCCCGCTACGGAGCACCGACCGCCGACTTCGTGGCGCTCCAGCTCGAATACGAGCCACCTGTCAAACCTCCTGCCCGTTGA